The Paenibacillus mucilaginosus 3016 genome includes the window CCTCCTCGCTTGTGCCGGCTACGGAGCGGCTGAAGTTTCTCGTTGCCGTCAGACCGGGCCTCATGTCTCCGACGCTGTCGGCCAGAATGGCGGCAACCCTGGACCGCATCTCCGGGGGGCGGCTGCTGATCAACGTGGTGACGGGCGGCGATCCGGTGGAGCTTGCGGGTGACGGACTGTTCCTGGATCACACAGCCCGCTACGATCTCACCGATGAATTCCTGGAGATCTGGAGAAGGGAGCTGGCCGGCGAGGAAGTCACCTATGAAGGCAGGCACCTGCAGGTAGAGGGCGGCAAAGTGCTGTATCCTCCGCTGCAGGGCCCGTACCCGCCGCTGTACTTCGGAGGCTCTTCGATTGCGGCACAGCAGGTGGCTGCAGATCACATCGACGTATACCTGACATGGGGCGAGCCGCCGGCGCAGGTGGAGGAGAAGATCCGCACGATGCGCGCTCTGGCCGCCGAGAAGGGCCGGACACTCCGCTTCGGCATCCGTCTGCACGTGATCGTCCGGGAGACGGCGGAAGCGGCATGGGGAGCGGCGGATGAGCTAATCTCCCACCTCGACGAGGAGACCATCGCGAATGCGCAGAAGGTATTCGCCCGCTTCGACTCCGAAGGCCAGCGGCGGATGAGCGAGCTGCATGGAGGCGACCGGAGCAAGCTGGAGATCTCGCCGAACCTGTGGTCCGGCATAGGGCTCGTGCGCGGCGGTGCGGGAACGGCGCTGGTCGGCGATCCGGAGACGGTGGCCGCCCGGATGAAGGAATACGCGGATCTGGGCATCGAGACGTTCATTCTGTCGGGCTATCCGCACCTGGAGGAGGCCTACCGCTTTGCGGAGCTCGTGTTCCCGCTCCTGCCGCTGAAGGAGCAGGAGGGAGCCCGCCGCAGCACAGGCGCCAAGAACA containing:
- the ssuD gene encoding FMNH2-dependent alkanesulfonate monooxygenase, producing the protein MEVFWFIPTHGDGRYLGTNKGARAVDYHYMRQIAQAADQLGYGGVLLPTGKSCEDAWIVASSLVPATERLKFLVAVRPGLMSPTLSARMAATLDRISGGRLLINVVTGGDPVELAGDGLFLDHTARYDLTDEFLEIWRRELAGEEVTYEGRHLQVEGGKVLYPPLQGPYPPLYFGGSSIAAQQVAADHIDVYLTWGEPPAQVEEKIRTMRALAAEKGRTLRFGIRLHVIVRETAEAAWGAADELISHLDEETIANAQKVFARFDSEGQRRMSELHGGDRSKLEISPNLWSGIGLVRGGAGTALVGDPETVAARMKEYADLGIETFILSGYPHLEEAYRFAELVFPLLPLKEQEGARRSTGAKNISPFGEIVANNELPKQDAAAGREEVHAK